GTGCCGGCAATATTAAAAAACTTAAAATCTCCGGATCTATAGTAACCAAAAATACACTCCCTCCTATATTAAGGATAAAACATATGACCATTTATCACTTTTGGACAGAGCATAAAAACAAAAAAACGCCATACAATTATAAAATATCTGACTGAGATCTAATAGTAACAAAGATGAGACGAAACACATATTTCATAATAGTCGCAGGAATTGCATTCCTGGAGCTATGTCTCCTCTGGTGGTCTATAAACAATCCTCCAAAGCCGCCCGGAAGGGAAATTCTGGCAATATTAATCGCTGCCGGAATTATTATCGCACTTCTGCTTAAAGGAAAAACTGAGGATTTACCGGCGGGAGATGAAAGGCTTCATTTAATTAATGAGAAGTCCGCGATTAAAACGCTCCAGATCACCTGGGTTCTGCTTTTCTCCTTCGCAGCATCATCAATTGTTTTCATTGTAAACAGAGGAGACTTCTTCATAAAACATTTCCTTGGATTCCCGTTCATCCAGATGCTGATACTGTTTTCCGTAATTGTGATCTTTGCAGCATTCAGAATATATTACACAGATAAATACGGAGGATTCGACTCCGATGAGGAATAATATCAAGGTTTTCCGTGCAATGAATGATATGACACAGCAAGACCTTGCAGAAAAGGTAGGAGTTACAAGACAGACAATACTTGCAATAGAAAAAGGGAAATATGACCCTTCATTAAGCCTTGCCTTCAAAATATCAAGAGTATTTAATGTAAATGTAGAAGATGTATTCTTCTATGATTAAAATTATTTCATCAGTTGGAACATAATTAACCCCAAAAAATTTCTTCATTCCGCCCTTAATGCCTCAATGGGATCAAGATTAGATGCCCTCCATGCAGGATATATTCCCGACAGGACACAGACCATAACACCAATAAAAACTCCGACCGGGATATAAATCATACTCTCAGGCATAAAGAAATAATCCGTTGTGCCAATCATCCCGAATGTCAGAGCATATCCGCCAATAAAACTGCATACCGCACCTATAACTGAACCGATGATTCCAAGAAGCAGTGATTCATAGAGAAACATCCTTCTTATCTCCCTTCTCTTTGTACCGATACTCCTTAAAATACCAATCTCCTTTATTCTTTCAGTAACTGACATCATCATCACATTGAAGATGGAAACCGCTGCAACAAGAAGGGAAATCGCACCAATTGCAGTCATAAACGAGGTAATTGTCCCAAGTGACTCACTTATTCTCTCAAGCATTGATCCGGAGTCCTGAATCCTCACCTCATCTTCACGGTAATTGAGCTGCCTGTCAATCTCCTCTTCAAGTTCTTCAATATCATCTATATCTGCGGCAATCACGTTCACCTGGTCATACTCACCTTCACCGCCGTAAAATGAGGTGAACCATTTCCCGTCCGCAAGAATGGCATTATCTGAATTTAAATCCATGGACATACCTTTCTCTTCTAAAATACCATTGACTTTGACCGTGCTCTGCCCCTCATCCTCATCTCCGACCTTAATCCTGCTTCCGACTTTAAGATCATATCTCTCTGCGAGTGTAGGCCCTACAACAACACCGCTGATGCTTACAGGATATGTACCTTCCGCAATCTCAACAAGTTCAGGAATTATTGAGGGATCAAGACCGTATATCGTTGCCCGGCCATCCTTACCGCCGGCACTTATAGTATCAGACTCCGAATATAGAGCAACAACAAGATTTTCAGCCCCGGTAATTTTCTCAATGGTTCTGAGTTGCTTTTCATCAATATATTCATCGTCATCTAAAGAACTGCCACTGTTTCCACCGGGTCTTCCCATATCACCACCGCTGCCCCCTCCACTGTCCGGAGAGATCATTATAATGTTGCCGCTCTCAGAAAGCTGTGCAGTAACAGAGAGAGTCATATTGGCGCCCATTATTCCGATTGACGTGATTGCAACGACACCGATCACAATACCAATTGCTGCAAGTAGTGAACGGAGAAAATTAAGCCTGATATTCCTGAGGGACAGCTCAAAGAATATATCCTTAATTATCATTCAGGTACCTCCCGTTATCACTCAGAATGCGTCCGTCCGAGATCACAATTTTCCTTTGCGCATATTCGGCAATATCATCCTCATGAGTGACCATCACGATGGTTCTGCCCTCTCGGTTGAGAACTGTCAGCATATCCATAATCTGTGCACTGGTCTTTGAATCCAGATTTCCGGTGGGCTCATCACATAAAAGAATAGCCGGATCGTTTACAAGTGCCCTTGCCACCGCAACCCTCTGCTGCTGACCACCGGAAATTTCAGCCGGTTTATGCTTAAATCTCTTATCCTCAAGACCTACCATTTTAAGAAGTTTCTCAGGATACCCGGACTCGTCCTTTTTTTTATGCTTCAGGATGAGGGGATACTCCACATTCTCCCTGAGATCGAGGAGCGGAATTAAGTTGAACTTCTGGAAGATATACCCGATCTTGTCCCTTCTCAGTTCAGTCAGCTCATCATCATTCAGATCACGGACATTTCTGCCGTCAATATAGAGAGCCCCTGATGTAGGGAGATCAAGGCACCCGATCTGGTTCATAAGCGTTGACTTCCCTGAACCCGAAGGCCCCATTATTGCAACAAACTCACCTTTTTGGATATCAAGCGAAACATCATCAAGAGCCACCACTTCATCAGACGGAAGAACATACACTTTTGTCACATTCTTAAGGCTGATTACAGGTTCCGGAGTCATCTGCTGCCACCTCCGAAAATCACTTCTTCCCCTTACCAAGTTTTGCCTTCACTGCTTCAGATCCTTTTTTTATGTACCCTTTCTTCCACACAACTACAAGTCCAAGGCCGGCAATGATGATGACAACGATCTCAAGGATTGGAATCTTTGAAAAGCCTCCGCCCATACCGCCCATCATGCCACCTCCGCCTCGTGGAGCGTTTGAACCACCTTCAAAGGAATCCGGTGATGAAGAATCTGAAGATACAGCAGACCCCGAACCTGATGAAACGGAATACTCCTTCTCATAGCCATTCCCGTTCAGGTCTTTGTATGTGATTATTACAGGCATTTCACCTGTATTTTTACCACTCTGCAGCGTATAAGTGAGATCAAAACTTGAGAAGTCATCAGGTTCAAGGGAACCTATCACATACATCTTATACGGATCAACAGGAACTGCCGGAGAACCAACTGTAACAACTATTGACATTGCATCCTCAAGTCCGGCATTGGTGATGTCACCACTGACAGTAGAGTAGCTTCCCGATGTTGTGGTCTTCACATTGTTTAAGATCGGTTCTGCACCTGTTTTGTCATCACCATAGAATACAGGAATAGAAACTGAGGAGATATGCTTATTTATGCCGTTTCTCCATAAAGCATCAAATTTAATATATTCAGCATCCGCCGGCGTAATATCAAATTTTATCTCACGTGACTCATCTGGATCAAGATTTCCGATAAAATAACTTGTCTGGCCAGATGTGACTCCCTCTCCTGAAGGAGAGAGCTCAACTCCTTTTACTGCATTCTCCCTTGGATTGCCAATGAGAAGGATTATCTGATCCTCATTACCATTCTGCCATGAATCAGGTGAATCAATTACAGATATAGACAGTCCTGTGCTCTCAATTTTTACAGGGATATTATAGGAAAAACTGTTTGAACCTGTATAATCAAGATAAAATCTCGGGTAGTAAATCCCGTCCGGAGCATCGGCATCCACAGTGAATGAGAACTTCATCTCATTGCCTGCACCAATAGGGGTTACGGTGTCATAGGCATCATCGTTTACCACCGATATATCGCTGGAATATAGTTCGGCACGGTTTATAGAGACCGATTCTGTGCCTGTATTTTTTACAGTAACTGTAATTATTCCGGTATCACCTTTTACAAAAACTTCCGGTGATATATCCACGTCAGTTACTGCAACATAGGTGTAGGCACTGCTTCCGGAATCATCTGCCGACACAATCCCGCAGAAAGACACTGCAATAAGGAATATTAAAATTCCTGAAAATATTCTTTGACTATTCATATTTATCACAAATTCCTTACAGGAAACATGTAAAAAAGATTTAACATTATGTTATAAAAATGATACCTATGCCAGAAGTTAAACGAAGATATTGAGAGAGATTTATAGGAGAATTAGAGAAAAACTCAGAAGTTTTGTCCATGCCCGGAAATACAATTAAAATCAAAGAACCCATAACATAAATTCAGAGAGGGGTGGTAAAAGATTATGAGGAAAAACACATTAGTAATCATAATAATCTATATCTCTGCAATACTTCTTCTGATTGCAGAAATATATGTATATTCTGACAAAAATATCCAGAATGCATTCTACTCAGCATTTTCCCTGGCATCGGTTCTTACAGCTGTGAAAATTCTCAACGAATATATTCTTGAGAAGAGAATAAAAGACACCAGATCATATTACAACCTGAAAAAAGCCATATCCATCATTGCAGCCCTGTTATTGCTCACTATAATCTTCAGAATATGGGTTGAAAATACAGAATCTCTTCTTTTGTCATATGGAATTATAGTTGCAGGGATTGCAATCGCCCTTCAGGACATATTCAAAGACTTTGTAGGAGGAATATCAATAATTATACTCAGCAGTTTCAGAGTTGGTGACAGAATTGAGATAAACGGAATTACAGGCGATGTTATAGACATAGGAATAATGAATACAACAATGATGGAAATTTCCGGACCTGGAAAATTCGACAGAATATCAGGAAAAATTGTGACTGTACCAAACGGATTAATTCTGTCCAATACAATTTTAAACTTCACCAGGGACCACAACTATGTATGGGACAGCATAATCGTACCGATTACATATGACAGTGACATTTCACTCGCAGAAAAACTGTTACTAAAAGCTGCAAACAAAGAAACAGAGGCAATATCTAAGAAGGCAAATGAAGAATTCTGGAATATAGGCAGGAAGTATTACCTTCCGGAAAAACCGACAGAAACTTCAGTCATGATCAGTCTCACCGATAACTGGATAGAATTTGAGATCAGATATATCTGCGGGGTAAGATCACTTACACTTACGAGAAACTTAATATCAAGAGATATTCTGAGGATAGTCAGAGAGAATCCCAATGTAAAAATAGCAGGCGAAAGCCTCTCGATCACCGGAGAGCATAAAATTGAGATAATATCAGAGAATTAAATCAATTATACTTTCCAGAGATATTATCACCGACAATATCTCTGATAATATTCATCCGAAATGAGGGAATACAGAATTTTTTTGGTTAGATTGTCATTCCCCGTATTCATCGCCGAAGAGAATGTCACTCAGTTCAGCCGGAATTCTTGCCCTCCCAAAGTGATATATCATGTCAAAGACTCCGGCATCGGAGATCTTAACCTCATCTTCAAGGAAACTTTTCATGCCCGACAGCATCCTGTTGCTGTATCTTCTCTCATTTGAAGTGACCGGATTTTCATATACAAAAGTCCCTCTGGCGGCTATGCTGTCCCAGTCCGGTCTTTTCTCTTCAAAAGCACCTCTAAGGTAGTCAATATTTGTCCATTCCCCGTCAAGACTCTGTCTGAGGCCCTCGCGGTGACGGTTAATCTCATCAAGAAGGGCTTTAAAATCCTTAAGAAACTCAGAGTAGTTGTTCCTGAACTCATCAAAGATTACATCTGCTTTCTTCTCAGCGTCAGGAGGATCAATAATCAGACCCAGAACCGATGAACCGACAACGACATAAAAACTGTTCATAAATCTCTCAAATGAATCCCAGGCCTTAATCAGCGGATTTCTGACACTCTTCTGTGCCTCTCCGGCATCCTCAGCGCTGTAAATTTTCTCATACAGCATCAGAAAAAATGCAGGCAGAGCAGCCAGAACTGATACAAAGGAGAATATTCTCATATATTCTCATTTATCCGGGTGCAAAATAAACCCTCTGCCATCAGAACTGACAGATACAGGAAAAGAGGTACGAGATACAGTCCGGACATGCTCCCGGTATGTGAGAGTTACATTCGGAACACTGGATAAACCGGACAGAGCATACACTTCCGCACAGACCCACGATATGGGATAATTACATACTGAAAGCCACAACAGCGGCCACCATAAACTCATATACAGTTTATGAGTAAATTTAAAGGCACACAATGGCCACCAAAAATCCGGCAGGAAATAGCAGGAGAAGATAAATAAAAGACCATAAAGAGATTAAAATCAAAAAAAATAGGAAATAAAAGATAACAGAGATTACATCAGCAGGAATCACCAAAGACAAACATAAAGTATTACAATACAGAGAAGGGCCTGTCCGAAAAAACTGAAATTCTTCAGAAAACCCATTTAAAAAGAATTTTATGAAAAAAATTAGATTGAATTTAAGATTAACTGTCGTTCGGAATTAATCAGATCCGGAATATAATCCGGAGATTTTAGATTTTAGCATATTTTGCAGTAAATACGCCGTCAATCTGCACTATCTCATCCATGGCATCCTGTGGCACTTCTGAGTCCACATTCAGGACCATAATTGCCTCATCACCAGGACGGTTCCTTCCTACCTGCATACCGGCAATATTCACATTCTTCCGGCCGATAATCGTTGCAAACTTTCCGATAACCCCGGGGACATCATGATGCCTTGAGATGACAACATGGCCTGTCGGAGTCATATCTGTCATGTACTCACCAATCTTGACAATTCTTGGTTTTCCAGGGGACGAGACATTTCCGGATACAGATTCTTCCATCTTATCAGTCTTAACCCTTATTGTGATGACATTGGTAAAACCGAATGACTCTTCAGTAATGGTCTCAGAGACACGGATGCCCCTCTCTTTTGCTGCAAGCTCGGCATTGACAATATTTACAGGAGTCTGGAGAATAGGATCAAGCATTCCCTTAAGGGCAAGCCTTGTGATATACTTAGTATTCTGCCCGAATTCTGCCGTTTTGCCACCGTACTCAACCTCAACAGATTCAATTCTGCCTTCAACAAGCTGAATCAGAAGCTTTCCCATCTTCCGGGCAAGAT
The sequence above is a segment of the Methanoplanus limicola DSM 2279 genome. Coding sequences within it:
- a CDS encoding helix-turn-helix transcriptional regulator gives rise to the protein MRNNIKVFRAMNDMTQQDLAEKVGVTRQTILAIEKGKYDPSLSLAFKISRVFNVNVEDVFFYD
- a CDS encoding mechanosensitive ion channel family protein, encoding MRKNTLVIIIIYISAILLLIAEIYVYSDKNIQNAFYSAFSLASVLTAVKILNEYILEKRIKDTRSYYNLKKAISIIAALLLLTIIFRIWVENTESLLLSYGIIVAGIAIALQDIFKDFVGGISIIILSSFRVGDRIEINGITGDVIDIGIMNTTMMEISGPGKFDRISGKIVTVPNGLILSNTILNFTRDHNYVWDSIIVPITYDSDISLAEKLLLKAANKETEAISKKANEEFWNIGRKYYLPEKPTETSVMISLTDNWIEFEIRYICGVRSLTLTRNLISRDILRIVRENPNVKIAGESLSITGEHKIEIISEN
- a CDS encoding ABC transporter permease, giving the protein MIIKDIFFELSLRNIRLNFLRSLLAAIGIVIGVVAITSIGIMGANMTLSVTAQLSESGNIIMISPDSGGGSGGDMGRPGGNSGSSLDDDEYIDEKQLRTIEKITGAENLVVALYSESDTISAGGKDGRATIYGLDPSIIPELVEIAEGTYPVSISGVVVGPTLAERYDLKVGSRIKVGDEDEGQSTVKVNGILEEKGMSMDLNSDNAILADGKWFTSFYGGEGEYDQVNVIAADIDDIEELEEEIDRQLNYREDEVRIQDSGSMLERISESLGTITSFMTAIGAISLLVAAVSIFNVMMMSVTERIKEIGILRSIGTKRREIRRMFLYESLLLGIIGSVIGAVCSFIGGYALTFGMIGTTDYFFMPESMIYIPVGVFIGVMVCVLSGIYPAWRASNLDPIEALRAE
- a CDS encoding DUF2178 domain-containing protein, with the protein product MRRNTYFIIVAGIAFLELCLLWWSINNPPKPPGREILAILIAAGIIIALLLKGKTEDLPAGDERLHLINEKSAIKTLQITWVLLFSFAASSIVFIVNRGDFFIKHFLGFPFIQMLILFSVIVIFAAFRIYYTDKYGGFDSDEE
- a CDS encoding ABC transporter ATP-binding protein, giving the protein MTPEPVISLKNVTKVYVLPSDEVVALDDVSLDIQKGEFVAIMGPSGSGKSTLMNQIGCLDLPTSGALYIDGRNVRDLNDDELTELRRDKIGYIFQKFNLIPLLDLRENVEYPLILKHKKKDESGYPEKLLKMVGLEDKRFKHKPAEISGGQQQRVAVARALVNDPAILLCDEPTGNLDSKTSAQIMDMLTVLNREGRTIVMVTHEDDIAEYAQRKIVISDGRILSDNGRYLNDN
- a CDS encoding COG1361 S-layer family protein, with the protein product MNSQRIFSGILIFLIAVSFCGIVSADDSGSSAYTYVAVTDVDISPEVFVKGDTGIITVTVKNTGTESVSINRAELYSSDISVVNDDAYDTVTPIGAGNEMKFSFTVDADAPDGIYYPRFYLDYTGSNSFSYNIPVKIESTGLSISVIDSPDSWQNGNEDQIILLIGNPRENAVKGVELSPSGEGVTSGQTSYFIGNLDPDESREIKFDITPADAEYIKFDALWRNGINKHISSVSIPVFYGDDKTGAEPILNNVKTTTSGSYSTVSGDITNAGLEDAMSIVVTVGSPAVPVDPYKMYVIGSLEPDDFSSFDLTYTLQSGKNTGEMPVIITYKDLNGNGYEKEYSVSSGSGSAVSSDSSSPDSFEGGSNAPRGGGGMMGGMGGGFSKIPILEIVVIIIAGLGLVVVWKKGYIKKGSEAVKAKLGKGKK